One Nitrosopumilus piranensis genomic region harbors:
- a CDS encoding tryptophan--tRNA ligase, which produces MSADDFVVTPWHVEGDIDYDKLIKQFGTQKISPELLQRITKITGEDHFMLRRGIFFSHREMNRILNDYEKGNKFFLYTGRGPSGHTHIGHLVPWVFAKWLQEKFDVNMYFQLTDDEKFYSKQNLTLDETKKFAYENALDFIALGFKPEKTKIIINTRNIQTLYPIAAQVAKKINFSNTKATFGFTNDTNIGMIFYTSLQSAPCFIEDKPVLIPLGVDQDPHFRLTRDIAPKIGKPKPALIHNIMIPGLEGPGGKMSASNENGTVYTTDEPNVVKKKINKHAFSGGQTSVEEHRKLGGNPDIDVSYQYLRIFFEPDDNKLKSIYDDYKSGKLLSGELKAILIEKINEFLAVHQDKREKAKDQIDEFLFENK; this is translated from the coding sequence ATGTCAGCTGACGATTTCGTTGTGACTCCTTGGCATGTCGAGGGAGATATAGACTATGATAAATTAATCAAGCAATTTGGCACTCAGAAGATTTCTCCAGAATTACTGCAAAGAATCACAAAAATTACTGGCGAAGATCATTTCATGCTCAGACGAGGTATCTTCTTTTCACACAGAGAGATGAACAGAATTCTCAATGATTATGAAAAAGGTAACAAATTCTTCTTATACACTGGACGAGGGCCATCAGGACACACCCATATTGGCCACTTGGTTCCATGGGTTTTTGCAAAATGGCTACAAGAGAAATTTGATGTTAACATGTATTTTCAGCTTACAGATGATGAGAAATTTTATTCAAAACAAAATCTAACTTTGGATGAAACAAAAAAATTTGCATATGAAAATGCACTTGACTTTATTGCACTAGGTTTCAAGCCAGAAAAAACAAAAATCATTATCAACACAAGAAATATTCAAACGCTTTATCCAATTGCAGCTCAAGTTGCAAAGAAAATTAATTTTTCAAACACTAAAGCCACTTTTGGTTTTACAAATGACACTAATATTGGTATGATATTTTACACATCACTACAGTCTGCCCCATGCTTTATTGAAGACAAGCCAGTCTTGATTCCTCTAGGAGTTGACCAAGATCCCCACTTTAGACTAACAAGAGACATTGCACCTAAAATTGGAAAACCAAAACCAGCATTAATTCACAACATAATGATTCCAGGACTAGAAGGGCCTGGAGGAAAAATGTCAGCTTCTAATGAAAACGGTACTGTTTACACAACAGATGAACCAAATGTAGTAAAAAAGAAAATCAACAAACACGCATTTTCAGGTGGCCAAACAAGTGTTGAAGAACACAGAAAGCTTGGAGGAAATCCAGACATTGATGTGTCATATCAATATCTAAGAATATTTTTTGAACCAGATGATAACAAGTTAAAATCAATTTATGATGATTACAAGTCTGGAAAATTACTTTCTGGAGAACTAAAAGCAATTTTAATTGAAAAAATTAATGAATTTCTAGCAGTGCACCAAGATAAACGCGAAAAGGCAAAAGACCAGATTGATGAATTTCTTTTTGAGAATAAATGA
- a CDS encoding CxxC-x17-CxxC domain-containing protein: MELYKSKYSNKKKSRRRDDTTRSFRNSRDDGYSRDRKRESATVTCADCGDECEVPFVPRTDRPVYCSDCFRQNKPQDSGRDNYSRDDRGSRYSRDDRRESRRDDSGSRYSRDESTTVTCADCGDECEVPFVPRTNKPVYCSDCFRQNKPQDSGRDNYSRDDRGSRYSRDDRRESRRDDSGSRYSRDDRRESSRDRPRKLKNDKFSKKRESFFSNGSDKFYATIKEKLFEILGGKVCSSCGFKDERALGFSPVSDDSSFDEIGRSGSASSWGKYISEPDLAREELKVLCLNCNEIRQPVAKPKEQKSRPKQKKSKFFPR; encoded by the coding sequence ATGGAACTTTACAAATCAAAGTATTCTAATAAGAAAAAATCTAGAAGAAGAGATGATACTACTCGCTCTTTTAGAAATTCTAGAGATGATGGATACTCTAGAGATAGAAAAAGAGAGTCTGCAACTGTAACGTGTGCTGATTGTGGAGATGAATGTGAAGTCCCATTTGTTCCAAGAACTGATAGGCCTGTATATTGCAGTGATTGTTTTAGACAAAATAAACCACAAGATTCAGGACGTGATAATTATTCAAGAGATGATAGAGGTTCAAGATACTCCAGAGATGACAGAAGAGAATCTCGCAGAGATGACAGTGGCTCAAGATATTCCAGAGACGAATCTACAACTGTAACATGTGCTGATTGTGGAGATGAATGTGAAGTCCCATTTGTTCCAAGAACCAACAAACCTGTTTACTGCAGTGATTGTTTTAGACAAAATAAACCACAAGATTCAGGACGTGATAATTATTCAAGAGATGATAGAGGTTCAAGATACTCCAGAGATGACAGAAGAGAATCTCGCAGAGATGACAGTGGCTCAAGATATTCCAGAGATGACAGAAGAGAATCAAGTAGAGATAGACCTAGAAAACTAAAAAATGATAAATTTTCAAAAAAACGCGAGAGCTTTTTCAGTAATGGATCAGATAAATTCTATGCAACAATCAAAGAAAAATTATTTGAAATCTTGGGAGGCAAAGTTTGCTCTAGTTGTGGATTTAAAGATGAACGGGCTCTAGGGTTTAGTCCTGTTTCTGATGATTCTTCTTTTGATGAAATTGGACGTAGCGGTTCTGCCTCATCTTGGGGAAAATATATCTCAGAGCCTGATCTTGCAAGAGAGGAACTAAAGGTGCTGTGCTTGAATTGTAATGAAATTCGACAGCCTGTTGCAAAACCTAAAGAACAAAAATCCCGACCTAAACAGAAAAAAAGTAAATTTTTCCCACGATGA